One genomic window of Chloroflexota bacterium includes the following:
- the hisD gene encoding histidinol dehydrogenase, whose translation MRNGELRSVFRHSQFAIRNLREGAFPVLRIYNATTAQRTILRRTPPDEFPVSERVQQGIAQIFGEPLTPEEAVARILRDVRARGDVALRDWTHRLDGLDLDAFAVPRETWQRALDTLAPDVRAALEAAAERIRAFHQRQPLTSWLTQEMGGTVGQLIRPIPRVGLYVPGGTAPLPSTVLMSAIPARVAGVPEVVVVTPPHRENPPEFGYANPAILAACALAGVDAVYTLGGAQAIAALAYGTESIPPVDKIFGPGNLFVTLAKRRVFGVVGIDGLAGPTETVVIADESANPAWVAADLLAQAEHDFLASAILLTPSRVLAEAVQAEVQRQMAMRSRADVIAASLTHRGGIVLTRDLEEAVDLANTYAPEHLALSVREPWRLAERVVNAGGIFLGEHSYEVLGDYVAGPSHVMPTGGSARFASPLNVWDFVKIVSLVALDPATASALAAPAATIADAEGLDAHAHAARVRQKQRIVKRKTA comes from the coding sequence ATGAGGAATGGCGAATTGCGAAGCGTTTTCCGCCATTCGCAATTCGCCATTCGCAATTTGCGTGAAGGAGCGTTCCCCGTGCTACGCATTTACAACGCCACCACCGCCCAACGCACTATCTTGCGCCGCACGCCGCCCGACGAATTCCCCGTGAGCGAGCGGGTGCAGCAGGGCATTGCCCAAATTTTCGGCGAGCCGCTGACGCCGGAAGAGGCCGTGGCGCGCATCTTGCGCGATGTCCGCGCCCGCGGCGACGTCGCGCTGCGGGATTGGACACACAGACTGGACGGACTGGATTTGGACGCGTTCGCCGTGCCGCGAGAAACGTGGCAACGCGCGCTGGACACCCTCGCGCCGGACGTGCGGGCAGCCCTGGAAGCCGCGGCCGAGCGCATTCGCGCTTTCCACCAGCGCCAGCCCCTGACCTCGTGGCTCACGCAGGAAATGGGCGGCACGGTGGGGCAACTCATCCGCCCCATCCCTCGCGTGGGGCTGTATGTACCCGGCGGCACCGCGCCCCTGCCTTCCACGGTGCTCATGTCCGCCATTCCCGCGCGGGTGGCTGGCGTGCCGGAAGTGGTCGTCGTCACGCCGCCCCATCGGGAAAACCCGCCCGAATTTGGCTATGCGAACCCCGCGATTCTGGCCGCGTGCGCGCTCGCGGGCGTGGACGCGGTTTACACCCTGGGCGGCGCGCAGGCCATCGCGGCACTGGCTTACGGCACCGAAAGCATCCCCCCGGTGGACAAAATATTCGGCCCCGGCAACCTGTTTGTCACCTTAGCCAAGCGGCGGGTGTTCGGCGTGGTGGGTATCGATGGGCTGGCCGGCCCCACCGAAACCGTGGTGATTGCAGACGAAAGCGCCAACCCCGCGTGGGTGGCCGCGGATTTGCTGGCCCAGGCCGAGCACGATTTCTTAGCCTCAGCGATTTTGCTCACCCCCTCTCGCGTGCTGGCCGAGGCCGTGCAGGCCGAAGTGCAACGCCAAATGGCAATGCGAAGCCGCGCGGACGTCATCGCGGCTTCCCTAACGCACCGCGGCGGCATCGTGCTCACCCGCGATCTGGAAGAGGCTGTGGACTTAGCCAACACCTACGCGCCCGAACACCTCGCGCTCTCGGTACGCGAACCGTGGCGGCTGGCCGAGCGCGTGGTCAACGCAGGCGGCATTTTCCTCGGCGAACATTCCTACGAGGTGCTGGGCGATTACGTCGCCGGCCCCAGCCATGTGATGCCCACGGGCGGCTCTGCCCGCTTTGCCTCCCCCTTGAACGTCTGGGATTTCGTGAAAATCGTCAGCCTGGTCGCGCTGGATCCCGCCACCGCGTCGGCTTTGGCCGCCCCCGCGGCTACCATCGCGGACGCGGAAGGGCTGGACGCCCACGCCCATGCGGCGCGGGTGCGGCAAAAACAGCGGATTGTGAAGAGGAAAACCGCATGA
- the hisC gene encoding histidinol-phosphate transaminase, whose product MTKPLTSPRPHLAALPPYTPVLPFEVRAAQLGRAPEAIVKLDANENPYGPSPLARRALADLRYAHIYPDPESRALRQALAAFTGVPAEHLLVGAGADELIDLLMRVMLEPGDKVLTCPPTFGMYAFDARLNAAQIVEVQRLPDFALDLDAIRRAVEEHRPKLLFLATPNNPDGSLPSPETLAALLDLPTLVVLDEAYIEFADEALGRHTSRITQVPRRDNLIVLRTFSKWAGLAGLRVGYGAFPAWLMPTLWKAKQPYNVNVAAQEAAHATLHDLEERQLVVAHLRYERERLYRGLQAIPYLEPYPSHANFILCRVVGQDAAALRQRLAEEFGILIRYFAKPGLEDHIRISVGRPQDTDSALEALRFAI is encoded by the coding sequence ATGACCAAGCCCCTAACTTCCCCCCGCCCCCACCTTGCCGCGCTGCCGCCCTACACGCCGGTGCTGCCCTTCGAGGTTCGGGCAGCCCAACTGGGGCGCGCGCCTGAGGCTATCGTCAAACTGGACGCCAACGAAAACCCCTACGGCCCCTCGCCGCTGGCGCGCCGCGCCCTGGCAGACCTGCGCTACGCGCACATCTACCCCGACCCGGAAAGCCGTGCGCTGCGGCAGGCGCTGGCTGCGTTCACCGGCGTGCCCGCAGAGCACCTGCTGGTCGGTGCGGGTGCAGACGAACTCATTGACCTGCTCATGCGCGTGATGCTGGAACCTGGCGACAAGGTGCTGACGTGCCCGCCTACCTTCGGCATGTACGCCTTCGATGCCCGGCTGAACGCGGCGCAAATTGTGGAAGTCCAACGCCTTCCTGACTTTGCCCTCGACCTCGACGCCATCCGCCGCGCCGTGGAGGAACATCGCCCCAAACTGCTCTTCCTCGCCACGCCCAACAACCCCGACGGTTCGCTGCCTTCCCCCGAAACCTTAGCCGCTCTGCTGGACTTGCCCACGCTGGTAGTGCTCGACGAAGCCTATATCGAGTTTGCCGACGAGGCCCTGGGGCGCCACACGAGCCGCATCACGCAAGTGCCGCGCCGCGACAACCTCATTGTGCTGCGCACCTTCAGCAAATGGGCGGGGCTGGCTGGCCTGCGGGTAGGCTATGGTGCGTTCCCGGCCTGGCTGATGCCCACCCTCTGGAAAGCCAAACAGCCCTACAACGTCAACGTTGCGGCGCAGGAAGCCGCCCACGCCACCCTCCACGACCTGGAAGAGCGGCAACTGGTGGTCGCTCACCTGCGCTACGAGCGGGAACGCCTCTATCGCGGCTTGCAGGCCATTCCCTATCTGGAGCCCTACCCCAGCCACGCCAACTTCATCCTCTGCCGCGTGGTCGGGCAGGATGCCGCAGCCCTACGCCAGCGTTTGGCTGAGGAATTCGGCATCCTCATCCGCTACTTCGCCAAACCCGGCCTGGAAGACCACATCCGCATTTCCGTAGGCCGCCCGCAGGATACCGATAGCGCGCTGGAAGCGCTGCGATTTGCAATTTAG
- a CDS encoding aspartate kinase, with translation MPNPLILKFGGTSVGTPEAMQQAARVISQTRTQHGPVVVVTSALSGVTDRLLAATRAAARDGHNGQSRAQATEAIYAAHQAIAAALLPPERRASALDAVRQRAETFRRLVEAIAVLGEVTPRAYDAVASLGERMSAPLLAAVLEAQGTPAQAVDAAELIVTDATFQNARPDLEASTPKMRAVLEPLLEQGITPVVTGFIGATPEGVTTTLGRGGSDYTAALLGAGLGAAEVWIYTDVDGVMSADPRIVPDARTLPRLSYREVAELAYFGAKVLHPKTIRPVVERGIPLRVRNTFNPDGPDTLIVAQAQTVAGTIKAVTLIRDLCLLTVEGRGMLGVPGVAARTFGAVAGTGTSVILITQASSEQSITFAVPTRAAEKVAAALENTFAAEIARRDIDRVRLLPSVAIVTVVGTGMQQTPGVAGRIFTALGNAGVNVLAIAQGSSEVAVSFVVEAEEAEAAMRAVHGLTRA, from the coding sequence ATGCCCAATCCTCTCATCCTCAAATTCGGTGGCACTTCGGTTGGCACGCCGGAAGCCATGCAGCAAGCAGCCCGCGTGATTTCCCAAACGCGCACCCAGCATGGGCCAGTGGTGGTGGTCACGTCTGCGCTCAGTGGCGTCACCGACCGGCTGTTGGCGGCCACGCGCGCGGCCGCGCGAGACGGGCACAACGGGCAAAGCCGCGCCCAGGCTACAGAAGCCATTTACGCAGCCCATCAGGCCATCGCCGCGGCTCTGCTGCCGCCGGAACGCCGAGCATCCGCGCTGGACGCGGTGCGCCAGCGGGCGGAGACCTTCCGCCGGTTGGTGGAAGCCATTGCAGTATTGGGCGAAGTGACCCCGCGAGCCTACGACGCGGTGGCTTCCCTGGGGGAGCGTATGAGCGCCCCTCTGCTGGCCGCAGTGCTGGAAGCCCAGGGCACCCCCGCCCAGGCAGTGGACGCGGCAGAACTGATCGTTACCGACGCGACTTTCCAAAACGCGCGTCCCGATCTGGAGGCTTCCACACCAAAGATGCGCGCGGTGCTGGAGCCCCTCTTGGAGCAGGGCATCACGCCAGTGGTCACCGGCTTTATCGGTGCAACGCCTGAGGGCGTGACCACGACCCTGGGGCGGGGAGGCAGCGATTACACCGCCGCGCTTTTGGGCGCGGGTTTGGGCGCGGCCGAGGTATGGATTTACACCGACGTGGACGGCGTCATGAGTGCGGATCCCCGCATCGTGCCCGACGCCCGCACTTTGCCCCGGCTTTCCTACCGTGAGGTCGCGGAACTGGCCTATTTTGGCGCCAAAGTGCTGCACCCCAAAACCATCCGCCCCGTGGTCGAGCGCGGCATTCCCCTGCGGGTGCGCAACACGTTCAATCCTGATGGCCCCGACACGCTCATCGTGGCACAGGCTCAAACCGTGGCCGGCACCATCAAAGCCGTGACCCTGATCCGCGACCTGTGCCTGCTCACCGTGGAAGGCCGCGGCATGTTAGGCGTTCCCGGCGTCGCGGCACGCACCTTCGGCGCGGTGGCAGGCACCGGCACCAGCGTCATCCTGATTACCCAGGCTTCTTCGGAACAAAGCATTACCTTCGCGGTGCCTACCCGCGCCGCCGAAAAAGTCGCCGCTGCCCTGGAAAACACTTTCGCCGCCGAAATCGCTCGCCGAGACATCGACCGGGTGCGCTTGTTGCCTTCCGTGGCTATCGTCACGGTCGTTGGGACAGGCATGCAGCAAACCCCCGGTGTGGCCGGGCGCATTTTTACCGCGCTGGGCAACGCAGGCGTCAATGTGCTCGCCATCGCGCAAGGCTCTTCGGAAGTGGCCGTGAGTTTCGTCGTGGAAGCCGAAGAGGCAGAAGCCGCGATGCGCGCG